The proteins below come from a single Argentina anserina chromosome 1, drPotAnse1.1, whole genome shotgun sequence genomic window:
- the LOC126784198 gene encoding kinesin-like protein KIN-4A isoform X2 — protein sequence MEASENCSVKVALHIRPLIGDERSQGCKECVTVTPGKPQIQIGTHSFTFDHVYGSTGAPSSAMFEECISPLIDGLFQGYNATVLAYGQTGSGKTYTMGTGSGDGCQTGLIPKVMNALFSKIDYLKHQTEFQLQVSFIEILKEEVRDLLDSVSLSKLDAANGHAAKMNTHGRHPLQIRETSNGAITLAGLTEVAVSSSQEMAACLAQGSLSRATASTNMNNQSSRSHAIFTITLEQLRKIHSTFPGNDTPDEDMGEEYFCAKFHLVDLAGSERAKRTGTDGHRLKEGIHINKGLLALGNVISALGDEKKRKEGMHVPYRDSKLTRLLQDSLGGNSKTVMIACISPADINGEESLNTLKYANRARNIQNKPIVNRDVISNEMQKMKEQLKLLQAELCTRGGGAQFDEVPVLKERIAWLEARNEDLCRELDRYRSRCAVMQPCDADMQEGDACSTKSDGLKRGFQSIDSSDYQMGEISSGENSGKINEVTKEWEHQRLQNSLDIELNDLNKRLEQKESEMRLFGGLDTVALKQHFGKKIMELEKEKRIVQQERDRLLTEVESLASSNSDGQGQKLKDVHAQKLKTLETQISDLKKKQENQVQLLREKQKSDEAAKRLQAEIQYIKSQKVHLQHRIKQEAEKFRQWKASREKELLQLKKEGRRNDFERHKLEALNQQQKMVLQRKAEEATNATKRLKQLLEARKSVIRDNSAYSNGHSPANSNGHTSASQVKGTERSLQRWLDHELDVMVHVHEVRHEYEKQQQLRAALEKELAMFKQANQLSSEGQGAQIGKSVPSRVLSMSHNARMARIASLENMLSMSSNALMVMATQLSEAEERDRSLSGRGRWNQVRSMGDAKNLLQYIFNSAAETRCQLWEKKMEIKDMEDQLNELVHLLRKSELQRKELVKEQKLTEQAVAVALSTPPVSGNLRTSLKYFADDMGGHLSPISLPAPKQLKFTPGVVSSSVQESATFLNQTRKLVPVGQLSMKKLATMGQAGKLRRWKRSHHQWLLQFKWKWQKPWKLSEWIKHSDETLIRSRSRPKAH from the exons ATGGAAGCCTCAGAGAATTGTAGTGTTAAGGTAGCTCTTCATATTCGACCGCTTATTGGAGATGAACGCAGTCAGGGTTGTAAGGAATGCGTTACTGTTACACCCGGAAAGCCTCAG ATACAAATCGGGACACATTCCTTTACATTTGATCATGTCTATGGAAGCACGGGAGCTCCATCATCTGCCATGTTTGAGGAGTGCATTTCTCCACTCATTGATGGTTTATTCCAGGGATACAATGCAACTGTGCTCGCTTACGGTCAG ACAGGCTCCGGAAAGACATATACGATGGGAACTGGCTCTGGAGATGGCTGTCAGACTGGGTTGATTCCTAAAGTTATGAATGCACTGTTCAGCAAGATTGATTATTTGAAGCATCAAACAGAATTCCAGTTGCAAGTATCTTTTATTGAG ATTCTGAAGGAAGAAGTCAGGGACTTGTTGGATTCTGTATCTTTGAGTAAATTGGATGCAGCAAATGGACATGCTGCCAAAATGAACACCCATGGAAGACATCCATTACAAATTCGTGAAACATCAAATGGAGCGATAACACTAGCAGGATTAACTGAAGTTGCTGTTTCTTCATCACAAGAAATGGCTGCTTGCCTGGCACAAGGATCATTAAGCAGAGCAACGGCGAGTacaaatatgaacaaccaaTCTAG TCGGTCACATGCCATCTTCACAATCACATTGGAACAACTGCGAAAAATCCATTCAACTTTTCCTGGAAATGACACTCCAGATGAGGATATGGGTGAAGAGTATTTCTGTGCCAAGTTCCATTTGGTTGATCTTGCTGGATCAGAGCGAGCCAAAAGAACAGGGACTGATGGTCATCGTCTTAAAGAAG GTATACATATAAACAAGGGACTTCTTGCACTTGGTAATGTCATCAGTGCATTGGGAGATGAGAAAAAGAGGAAAGAGGGCATGCATGTCCCTTACCGAGACAGTAAACTCACTCGGCTCTTGCAG GATTCACTTGGTGGAAACAGCAAAACAGTCATGATAG CTTGCATCAGTCCTGCTGATATCAATGGGGAGGAAAGTCTCAATACTCTTAAGTATGCAAATCGTGCTCGTAATATCCAGAACAAGCCTATT GTTAACAGAGATGTGATATCCAATGAGATGCAGAAAATGAAAGAGCAGCTAAAGTTATTGCAGGCAGAGCTATGCACTCGTGGTGGAGGAGCTCAATTTGATGAAGTGCCG GTTCTAAAGGAAAGGATTGCTTGGCTTGAGGCCAGGAATGAAGATCTTTGTCGAGAACTTGATAGATATCGGAGCAGATGTGCTGTTATGCAACCATGTGATGCAGATATGCAA GAAGGCGACGCTTGTTCCACAAAAAGTGATGGACTTAAGAGGGGTTTCCAGAGTATTGACTCATCTGACTATCAGATGGGTGAAATTTCATCAG GTGAAAATTCCGGAAAAATTAATGAAGTCACGAAAGAATGGGAGCATCAACGTCTGCAGAATAGTTTGGATATTGAGTTGAATGACTTAAACAAACGTTTGGAGCAAAAAGAG TCTGAGATGAGACTTTTTGGAGGACTTGACACTGTGGCACTGAAGCAGCACTTTGGAAAGAAAATCATGGAACttgagaaagagaaaagaattGTGCAG CAAGAGAGGGATCGCTTGTTAACTGAAGTTGAGAGCCTTGCCTCTTCTAACTCTGACGGACAAGGacaaaaattgaaagatgTGCATgcacaaaaattaaaaactcttgaaaCACAG ATTTCAGATCTTaagaagaaacaagaaaaccaGGTTCAACTTTTAagggaaaaacaaaaaagtgaTGAAGCAGCAAAGAGACTGCAAGCTGAAATACAGTATATCAAATCTCAGAAG GTTCACTTGCAGCATAGAATTAAACAAGAGGCAGAAAAGTTTCGACAATGGAAGGCTTCTCGTGAGAAGGAATTACTACAG ctaaaaaaagaaggaaggaGAAATGATTTTGAACGGCATAAACTTGAAGCTTTGAATCAGCAACAGAAAATG GTACTTCAAAGAAAGGCAGaagaggcaacaaatgccaccAAGCGGCTTAAACAATTGTTGGAAGCACGCAAATCTGTTATACGTGACAACTCAG CTTACTCCAATGGACATTCCCCAGCCAACTCCAATGGGCATACTTCAGCTAGCCAGGTAAAG GGAACTGAAAGATCTTTACAACGGTGGCTTGATCATGAGCTAGACGTCATGGTGCACGTGCACGAAGTTCGTCATGAATATGAGAAGCAACAGCAATT ACGAGCTGCACTGGAAAAAGAGTTGGCTATGTTTAAACAAGCGAATCAGCTTTCTTCAGAAGGGCAGGGTGCCCAAATAGGAAAGAGTGTACCTTCCAG AGTGTTGTCCATGTCACACAATGCACGGATGGCAAGAATAGCTTCACTCGAGAACATGCTGAGCATGTCTTCAAATGCTCTCATGGTGATGGCTACACAGCTGTCTGAGGCAGAAGAACGGGACCGGAGTTTAAGTGGTCGTGGACGGTGGAACCAAGTGCGTTCAATGGGTGATGCTAAGAACTTgcttcaatatatatttaacagCGCTGCAGAAACAAG ATGCCAGTTGTGGGAGAAGAAAATGGAAATCAAGGACATGGAAGATCAACTCAATGAGCTTGTACATCTACTTAGGAAAAGCGAATTACAGAGAAAGGAGCTTGTGAAGGAACAAAAGTTGACAGAACAAGCTGTTGCTGTTGCTTTAAGTACACCCCCAGTTTCG GGAAATCTACGCACTTCATTAAAGTACTTTGCGGATGACATGGGTGGACATTTGTCTCCAATATCACTTCCGGCACCAAAGCAGCTCAAATTTACACCAGGAGTAGTAAGCAGTTCAGTTCAAGAGTCGGCAACATTTCTAAACCAGACACGAAAG CTGGTACCAGTCGGGCAACTGTCAATGAAGAAACTAGCAACAATGGGGCAAGCTGGGAAACTTCGGAGATGGAAGAGAAGTCACCATCAGTGGCTGCTACAGTTCAAATGGAAGTGGCAGAAGCCTTGGAAACTCTCAGAATGGATCAAGCACAGCGATGAGACACTAATTAGATCAAGGTCTCGCCCCAAGGCTCACTAA
- the LOC126784198 gene encoding kinesin-like protein KIN-4A isoform X1, protein MEASENCSVKVALHIRPLIGDERSQGCKECVTVTPGKPQIQIGTHSFTFDHVYGSTGAPSSAMFEECISPLIDGLFQGYNATVLAYGQTGSGKTYTMGTGSGDGCQTGLIPKVMNALFSKIDYLKHQTEFQLQVSFIEILKEEVRDLLDSVSLSKLDAANGHAAKMNTHGRHPLQIRETSNGAITLAGLTEVAVSSSQEMAACLAQGSLSRATASTNMNNQSSRSHAIFTITLEQLRKIHSTFPGNDTPDEDMGEEYFCAKFHLVDLAGSERAKRTGTDGHRLKEGIHINKGLLALGNVISALGDEKKRKEGMHVPYRDSKLTRLLQDSLGGNSKTVMIACISPADINGEESLNTLKYANRARNIQNKPIVNRDVISNEMQKMKEQLKLLQAELCTRGGGAQFDEVPVLKERIAWLEARNEDLCRELDRYRSRCAVMQPCDADMQEGDACSTKSDGLKRGFQSIDSSDYQMGEISSGENSGKINEVTKEWEHQRLQNSLDIELNDLNKRLEQKESEMRLFGGLDTVALKQHFGKKIMELEKEKRIVQQERDRLLTEVESLASSNSDGQGQKLKDVHAQKLKTLETQISDLKKKQENQVQLLREKQKSDEAAKRLQAEIQYIKSQKVHLQHRIKQEAEKFRQWKASREKELLQLKKEGRRNDFERHKLEALNQQQKMVLQRKAEEATNATKRLKQLLEARKSVIRDNSAYSNGHSPANSNGHTSASQVKGTERSLQRWLDHELDVMVHVHEVRHEYEKQQQLRAALEKELAMFKQANQLSSEGQGAQIGKSVPSRVLSMSHNARMARIASLENMLSMSSNALMVMATQLSEAEERDRSLSGRGRWNQVRSMGDAKNLLQYIFNSAAETRCQLWEKKMEIKDMEDQLNELVHLLRKSELQRKELVKEQKLTEQAVAVALSTPPVSGNLRTSLKYFADDMGGHLSPISLPAPKQLKFTPGVVSSSVQESATFLNQTRKQLVPVGQLSMKKLATMGQAGKLRRWKRSHHQWLLQFKWKWQKPWKLSEWIKHSDETLIRSRSRPKAH, encoded by the exons ATGGAAGCCTCAGAGAATTGTAGTGTTAAGGTAGCTCTTCATATTCGACCGCTTATTGGAGATGAACGCAGTCAGGGTTGTAAGGAATGCGTTACTGTTACACCCGGAAAGCCTCAG ATACAAATCGGGACACATTCCTTTACATTTGATCATGTCTATGGAAGCACGGGAGCTCCATCATCTGCCATGTTTGAGGAGTGCATTTCTCCACTCATTGATGGTTTATTCCAGGGATACAATGCAACTGTGCTCGCTTACGGTCAG ACAGGCTCCGGAAAGACATATACGATGGGAACTGGCTCTGGAGATGGCTGTCAGACTGGGTTGATTCCTAAAGTTATGAATGCACTGTTCAGCAAGATTGATTATTTGAAGCATCAAACAGAATTCCAGTTGCAAGTATCTTTTATTGAG ATTCTGAAGGAAGAAGTCAGGGACTTGTTGGATTCTGTATCTTTGAGTAAATTGGATGCAGCAAATGGACATGCTGCCAAAATGAACACCCATGGAAGACATCCATTACAAATTCGTGAAACATCAAATGGAGCGATAACACTAGCAGGATTAACTGAAGTTGCTGTTTCTTCATCACAAGAAATGGCTGCTTGCCTGGCACAAGGATCATTAAGCAGAGCAACGGCGAGTacaaatatgaacaaccaaTCTAG TCGGTCACATGCCATCTTCACAATCACATTGGAACAACTGCGAAAAATCCATTCAACTTTTCCTGGAAATGACACTCCAGATGAGGATATGGGTGAAGAGTATTTCTGTGCCAAGTTCCATTTGGTTGATCTTGCTGGATCAGAGCGAGCCAAAAGAACAGGGACTGATGGTCATCGTCTTAAAGAAG GTATACATATAAACAAGGGACTTCTTGCACTTGGTAATGTCATCAGTGCATTGGGAGATGAGAAAAAGAGGAAAGAGGGCATGCATGTCCCTTACCGAGACAGTAAACTCACTCGGCTCTTGCAG GATTCACTTGGTGGAAACAGCAAAACAGTCATGATAG CTTGCATCAGTCCTGCTGATATCAATGGGGAGGAAAGTCTCAATACTCTTAAGTATGCAAATCGTGCTCGTAATATCCAGAACAAGCCTATT GTTAACAGAGATGTGATATCCAATGAGATGCAGAAAATGAAAGAGCAGCTAAAGTTATTGCAGGCAGAGCTATGCACTCGTGGTGGAGGAGCTCAATTTGATGAAGTGCCG GTTCTAAAGGAAAGGATTGCTTGGCTTGAGGCCAGGAATGAAGATCTTTGTCGAGAACTTGATAGATATCGGAGCAGATGTGCTGTTATGCAACCATGTGATGCAGATATGCAA GAAGGCGACGCTTGTTCCACAAAAAGTGATGGACTTAAGAGGGGTTTCCAGAGTATTGACTCATCTGACTATCAGATGGGTGAAATTTCATCAG GTGAAAATTCCGGAAAAATTAATGAAGTCACGAAAGAATGGGAGCATCAACGTCTGCAGAATAGTTTGGATATTGAGTTGAATGACTTAAACAAACGTTTGGAGCAAAAAGAG TCTGAGATGAGACTTTTTGGAGGACTTGACACTGTGGCACTGAAGCAGCACTTTGGAAAGAAAATCATGGAACttgagaaagagaaaagaattGTGCAG CAAGAGAGGGATCGCTTGTTAACTGAAGTTGAGAGCCTTGCCTCTTCTAACTCTGACGGACAAGGacaaaaattgaaagatgTGCATgcacaaaaattaaaaactcttgaaaCACAG ATTTCAGATCTTaagaagaaacaagaaaaccaGGTTCAACTTTTAagggaaaaacaaaaaagtgaTGAAGCAGCAAAGAGACTGCAAGCTGAAATACAGTATATCAAATCTCAGAAG GTTCACTTGCAGCATAGAATTAAACAAGAGGCAGAAAAGTTTCGACAATGGAAGGCTTCTCGTGAGAAGGAATTACTACAG ctaaaaaaagaaggaaggaGAAATGATTTTGAACGGCATAAACTTGAAGCTTTGAATCAGCAACAGAAAATG GTACTTCAAAGAAAGGCAGaagaggcaacaaatgccaccAAGCGGCTTAAACAATTGTTGGAAGCACGCAAATCTGTTATACGTGACAACTCAG CTTACTCCAATGGACATTCCCCAGCCAACTCCAATGGGCATACTTCAGCTAGCCAGGTAAAG GGAACTGAAAGATCTTTACAACGGTGGCTTGATCATGAGCTAGACGTCATGGTGCACGTGCACGAAGTTCGTCATGAATATGAGAAGCAACAGCAATT ACGAGCTGCACTGGAAAAAGAGTTGGCTATGTTTAAACAAGCGAATCAGCTTTCTTCAGAAGGGCAGGGTGCCCAAATAGGAAAGAGTGTACCTTCCAG AGTGTTGTCCATGTCACACAATGCACGGATGGCAAGAATAGCTTCACTCGAGAACATGCTGAGCATGTCTTCAAATGCTCTCATGGTGATGGCTACACAGCTGTCTGAGGCAGAAGAACGGGACCGGAGTTTAAGTGGTCGTGGACGGTGGAACCAAGTGCGTTCAATGGGTGATGCTAAGAACTTgcttcaatatatatttaacagCGCTGCAGAAACAAG ATGCCAGTTGTGGGAGAAGAAAATGGAAATCAAGGACATGGAAGATCAACTCAATGAGCTTGTACATCTACTTAGGAAAAGCGAATTACAGAGAAAGGAGCTTGTGAAGGAACAAAAGTTGACAGAACAAGCTGTTGCTGTTGCTTTAAGTACACCCCCAGTTTCG GGAAATCTACGCACTTCATTAAAGTACTTTGCGGATGACATGGGTGGACATTTGTCTCCAATATCACTTCCGGCACCAAAGCAGCTCAAATTTACACCAGGAGTAGTAAGCAGTTCAGTTCAAGAGTCGGCAACATTTCTAAACCAGACACGAAAG CAGCTGGTACCAGTCGGGCAACTGTCAATGAAGAAACTAGCAACAATGGGGCAAGCTGGGAAACTTCGGAGATGGAAGAGAAGTCACCATCAGTGGCTGCTACAGTTCAAATGGAAGTGGCAGAAGCCTTGGAAACTCTCAGAATGGATCAAGCACAGCGATGAGACACTAATTAGATCAAGGTCTCGCCCCAAGGCTCACTAA
- the LOC126784198 gene encoding kinesin-like protein KIN-4A isoform X3 encodes MEASENCSVKVALHIRPLIGDERSQGCKECVTVTPGKPQIQIGTHSFTFDHVYGSTGAPSSAMFEECISPLIDGLFQGYNATVLAYGQTGSGKTYTMGTGSGDGCQTGLIPKVMNALFSKIDYLKHQTEFQLQVSFIEILKEEVRDLLDSVSLSKLDAANGHAAKMNTHGRHPLQIRETSNGAITLAGLTEVAVSSSQEMAACLAQGSLSRATASTNMNNQSSRSHAIFTITLEQLRKIHSTFPGNDTPDEDMGEEYFCAKFHLVDLAGSERAKRTGTDGHRLKEGIHINKGLLALGNVISALGDEKKRKEGMHVPYRDSKLTRLLQDSLGGNSKTVMIACISPADINGEESLNTLKYANRARNIQNKPIVNRDVISNEMQKMKEQLKLLQAELCTRGGGAQFDEVPVLKERIAWLEARNEDLCRELDRYRSRCAVMQPCDADMQEGDACSTKSDGLKRGFQSIDSSDYQMGEISSGENSGKINEVTKEWEHQRLQNSLDIELNDLNKRLEQKESEMRLFGGLDTVALKQHFGKKIMELEKEKRIVQQERDRLLTEVESLASSNSDGQGQKLKDVHAQKLKTLETQISDLKKKQENQVQLLREKQKSDEAAKRLQAEIQYIKSQKVHLQHRIKQEAEKFRQWKASREKELLQLKKEGRRNDFERHKLEALNQQQKMVLQRKAEEATNATKRLKQLLEARKSVIRDNSAYSNGHSPANSNGHTSASQGTERSLQRWLDHELDVMVHVHEVRHEYEKQQQLRAALEKELAMFKQANQLSSEGQGAQIGKSVPSRVLSMSHNARMARIASLENMLSMSSNALMVMATQLSEAEERDRSLSGRGRWNQVRSMGDAKNLLQYIFNSAAETRCQLWEKKMEIKDMEDQLNELVHLLRKSELQRKELVKEQKLTEQAVAVALSTPPVSGNLRTSLKYFADDMGGHLSPISLPAPKQLKFTPGVVSSSVQESATFLNQTRKQLVPVGQLSMKKLATMGQAGKLRRWKRSHHQWLLQFKWKWQKPWKLSEWIKHSDETLIRSRSRPKAH; translated from the exons ATGGAAGCCTCAGAGAATTGTAGTGTTAAGGTAGCTCTTCATATTCGACCGCTTATTGGAGATGAACGCAGTCAGGGTTGTAAGGAATGCGTTACTGTTACACCCGGAAAGCCTCAG ATACAAATCGGGACACATTCCTTTACATTTGATCATGTCTATGGAAGCACGGGAGCTCCATCATCTGCCATGTTTGAGGAGTGCATTTCTCCACTCATTGATGGTTTATTCCAGGGATACAATGCAACTGTGCTCGCTTACGGTCAG ACAGGCTCCGGAAAGACATATACGATGGGAACTGGCTCTGGAGATGGCTGTCAGACTGGGTTGATTCCTAAAGTTATGAATGCACTGTTCAGCAAGATTGATTATTTGAAGCATCAAACAGAATTCCAGTTGCAAGTATCTTTTATTGAG ATTCTGAAGGAAGAAGTCAGGGACTTGTTGGATTCTGTATCTTTGAGTAAATTGGATGCAGCAAATGGACATGCTGCCAAAATGAACACCCATGGAAGACATCCATTACAAATTCGTGAAACATCAAATGGAGCGATAACACTAGCAGGATTAACTGAAGTTGCTGTTTCTTCATCACAAGAAATGGCTGCTTGCCTGGCACAAGGATCATTAAGCAGAGCAACGGCGAGTacaaatatgaacaaccaaTCTAG TCGGTCACATGCCATCTTCACAATCACATTGGAACAACTGCGAAAAATCCATTCAACTTTTCCTGGAAATGACACTCCAGATGAGGATATGGGTGAAGAGTATTTCTGTGCCAAGTTCCATTTGGTTGATCTTGCTGGATCAGAGCGAGCCAAAAGAACAGGGACTGATGGTCATCGTCTTAAAGAAG GTATACATATAAACAAGGGACTTCTTGCACTTGGTAATGTCATCAGTGCATTGGGAGATGAGAAAAAGAGGAAAGAGGGCATGCATGTCCCTTACCGAGACAGTAAACTCACTCGGCTCTTGCAG GATTCACTTGGTGGAAACAGCAAAACAGTCATGATAG CTTGCATCAGTCCTGCTGATATCAATGGGGAGGAAAGTCTCAATACTCTTAAGTATGCAAATCGTGCTCGTAATATCCAGAACAAGCCTATT GTTAACAGAGATGTGATATCCAATGAGATGCAGAAAATGAAAGAGCAGCTAAAGTTATTGCAGGCAGAGCTATGCACTCGTGGTGGAGGAGCTCAATTTGATGAAGTGCCG GTTCTAAAGGAAAGGATTGCTTGGCTTGAGGCCAGGAATGAAGATCTTTGTCGAGAACTTGATAGATATCGGAGCAGATGTGCTGTTATGCAACCATGTGATGCAGATATGCAA GAAGGCGACGCTTGTTCCACAAAAAGTGATGGACTTAAGAGGGGTTTCCAGAGTATTGACTCATCTGACTATCAGATGGGTGAAATTTCATCAG GTGAAAATTCCGGAAAAATTAATGAAGTCACGAAAGAATGGGAGCATCAACGTCTGCAGAATAGTTTGGATATTGAGTTGAATGACTTAAACAAACGTTTGGAGCAAAAAGAG TCTGAGATGAGACTTTTTGGAGGACTTGACACTGTGGCACTGAAGCAGCACTTTGGAAAGAAAATCATGGAACttgagaaagagaaaagaattGTGCAG CAAGAGAGGGATCGCTTGTTAACTGAAGTTGAGAGCCTTGCCTCTTCTAACTCTGACGGACAAGGacaaaaattgaaagatgTGCATgcacaaaaattaaaaactcttgaaaCACAG ATTTCAGATCTTaagaagaaacaagaaaaccaGGTTCAACTTTTAagggaaaaacaaaaaagtgaTGAAGCAGCAAAGAGACTGCAAGCTGAAATACAGTATATCAAATCTCAGAAG GTTCACTTGCAGCATAGAATTAAACAAGAGGCAGAAAAGTTTCGACAATGGAAGGCTTCTCGTGAGAAGGAATTACTACAG ctaaaaaaagaaggaaggaGAAATGATTTTGAACGGCATAAACTTGAAGCTTTGAATCAGCAACAGAAAATG GTACTTCAAAGAAAGGCAGaagaggcaacaaatgccaccAAGCGGCTTAAACAATTGTTGGAAGCACGCAAATCTGTTATACGTGACAACTCAG CTTACTCCAATGGACATTCCCCAGCCAACTCCAATGGGCATACTTCAGCTAGCCAG GGAACTGAAAGATCTTTACAACGGTGGCTTGATCATGAGCTAGACGTCATGGTGCACGTGCACGAAGTTCGTCATGAATATGAGAAGCAACAGCAATT ACGAGCTGCACTGGAAAAAGAGTTGGCTATGTTTAAACAAGCGAATCAGCTTTCTTCAGAAGGGCAGGGTGCCCAAATAGGAAAGAGTGTACCTTCCAG AGTGTTGTCCATGTCACACAATGCACGGATGGCAAGAATAGCTTCACTCGAGAACATGCTGAGCATGTCTTCAAATGCTCTCATGGTGATGGCTACACAGCTGTCTGAGGCAGAAGAACGGGACCGGAGTTTAAGTGGTCGTGGACGGTGGAACCAAGTGCGTTCAATGGGTGATGCTAAGAACTTgcttcaatatatatttaacagCGCTGCAGAAACAAG ATGCCAGTTGTGGGAGAAGAAAATGGAAATCAAGGACATGGAAGATCAACTCAATGAGCTTGTACATCTACTTAGGAAAAGCGAATTACAGAGAAAGGAGCTTGTGAAGGAACAAAAGTTGACAGAACAAGCTGTTGCTGTTGCTTTAAGTACACCCCCAGTTTCG GGAAATCTACGCACTTCATTAAAGTACTTTGCGGATGACATGGGTGGACATTTGTCTCCAATATCACTTCCGGCACCAAAGCAGCTCAAATTTACACCAGGAGTAGTAAGCAGTTCAGTTCAAGAGTCGGCAACATTTCTAAACCAGACACGAAAG CAGCTGGTACCAGTCGGGCAACTGTCAATGAAGAAACTAGCAACAATGGGGCAAGCTGGGAAACTTCGGAGATGGAAGAGAAGTCACCATCAGTGGCTGCTACAGTTCAAATGGAAGTGGCAGAAGCCTTGGAAACTCTCAGAATGGATCAAGCACAGCGATGAGACACTAATTAGATCAAGGTCTCGCCCCAAGGCTCACTAA